The Polyangiaceae bacterium genome includes a region encoding these proteins:
- a CDS encoding NAD(P)-dependent oxidoreductase, which produces MRVLITGAFGYLGGRIAEAMKQHGASVVLSGRRLPPAAEWVRKFELRLTELTDEAALQKLPLGVDVVLHLASLSPAASAADPAAAVAVSGLATRSLLAASRAAGVRRFLFASTASVYGPEAAGVVDEQSRIWPVDTYSAAHVVGEAFCQELNRAVGRPFAICMRLANVYGAALEDPRRTAPVHNDLCRQAATGTQIELATPGTQHRDFVWVEDVAQAARILGGLDDGDVGEPLYNVGGGMTLTVAALAARVAERAGRRLGRSVPVVKPSGPERPRFEYSIARLARHGYTPSDHLDQETDRLIDALVGGA; this is translated from the coding sequence ATGCGTGTGCTCATAACAGGTGCGTTTGGCTATCTCGGTGGGCGGATCGCGGAAGCCATGAAGCAGCATGGCGCCAGCGTTGTGCTCTCGGGCCGGCGGCTCCCGCCTGCTGCGGAGTGGGTCAGGAAGTTCGAGCTGAGGCTGACCGAGCTGACCGACGAAGCCGCGTTGCAGAAGCTGCCCCTCGGTGTCGACGTCGTGCTGCATCTAGCGTCGCTCTCGCCCGCGGCCAGCGCGGCCGACCCGGCGGCGGCCGTGGCGGTCTCAGGTCTGGCCACCCGTTCGCTCTTGGCGGCGAGCCGGGCGGCGGGCGTCAGGCGCTTCCTGTTCGCGTCGACTGCGTCCGTCTACGGTCCTGAGGCTGCTGGCGTGGTCGACGAGCAGTCGCGCATCTGGCCCGTCGACACCTATTCCGCGGCGCACGTGGTGGGCGAGGCGTTCTGCCAGGAGCTGAACCGCGCCGTCGGACGCCCGTTTGCGATCTGCATGCGCCTGGCCAACGTGTACGGCGCTGCCTTGGAAGACCCGCGCCGCACCGCTCCCGTCCACAACGACCTCTGCCGCCAAGCGGCCACGGGAACGCAGATCGAGCTCGCCACCCCAGGCACGCAGCATCGCGACTTCGTCTGGGTCGAGGACGTGGCTCAAGCGGCACGGATCCTGGGGGGCTTGGACGACGGCGACGTCGGCGAGCCTCTCTACAACGTCGGGGGCGGCATGACGCTGACCGTCGCCGCCCTGGCGGCGCGAGTGGCCGAGCGCGCCGGCCGTCGCCTGGGTCGGAGCGTACCGGTCGTGAAGCCGAGCGGTCCGGAGCGGCCGCGATTTGAGTACTCGATCGCGCGGCTGGCGCGCCACGGCTACACGCCGTCCGATCATCTCGACCAGGAAACGGACAGACTCATCGATGCCTTGGTAGGTGGAGCGTGA